A single Sphingopyxis chilensis DNA region contains:
- a CDS encoding molybdopterin-dependent oxidoreductase gives MKEAVRTTCAYCGVGCGIRATVTGERTVEIAGDPDHPANRGKLCSKGTHLGETVGLEGRLLHPMIGNKRASWDKALDLIAKRFKETIARHGPNSVAFYVSGQLLTEDYYVANKLMKGFIGTANIDTNSRLCMSSAVAGHMRAFGEDVVPATYDDLDAADLFLLIGSNTAWCHPIVYQRIRARCEAGAKLVVIDPRRTETAEEADLHLAIRPGSDIALMNGLLQHCRDAGVVDEDYLAEHVAVPADFWDQLGEENDLWSVARTCEVPAADLRRLYELFAATPRTVTMFSQGINQSTSGTDQVNAITNLHLATGRIGKPGAAPFSITGQPNAMGGREVGGLASTLAAHMDFASESRDRVQRFWASPAIAEKPGLKAVDLFRAVGEGRIKALWVMATNPAVSMPNGNAVRDALAACPFVVVSDVIEKTDTGAFAHVRLPAAAWGEKDGTVTNSDRTISRQRAIFELPGEAMPDWWIVKEVGRRMGWKNGFTYDRAADIWREHCRLSNYDNDRARLFALPGAAQGGNAAYDAMEPFRWGGDHVFAGGRFSTEDGRARLVPIAQKPLPEPLAKWPLTLNTGRYRDQWHGMTRTGLAPKLARHREEPLVEVHPEDGTRLGLTDGGLARVETPQGDSLYRVAFHNGQRPGELFVPIHWTDRTSSGGRTGLLPRPLVDPVSGQPGFKRTPASIVAVTPKWRGFLLLARELSDTPRCLWATRVAVPAGVMWEVAGNGDLKSIEALLPQGERIEAQDAARGTRRIAIVANGRLAGALFVTETGELPPRGWLIAQLSAPDVAPTLLAGRAPGAQADRGPIICVCFDIGIKTIVAAIRDQGLADVAAIGSAIGAGTNCGSCRPALARILTEETSNAA, from the coding sequence ATGAAGGAGGCCGTCCGCACCACCTGCGCTTATTGCGGCGTCGGCTGCGGCATCCGCGCGACGGTGACGGGCGAGCGGACGGTCGAGATCGCGGGCGATCCCGACCACCCCGCCAACCGGGGCAAGCTCTGTTCCAAGGGGACCCATTTGGGCGAGACCGTCGGCCTCGAGGGCCGCCTGCTCCACCCCATGATCGGCAACAAGCGCGCGAGCTGGGACAAGGCGCTCGACCTCATCGCGAAGCGCTTCAAGGAAACGATCGCGCGCCACGGCCCGAACAGCGTCGCTTTCTACGTCTCGGGCCAACTCCTTACCGAGGATTATTACGTCGCAAACAAGCTGATGAAGGGGTTTATCGGCACCGCGAACATCGACACCAACTCGCGGCTCTGCATGTCGAGCGCGGTCGCGGGCCATATGCGTGCCTTCGGCGAAGACGTCGTGCCCGCGACCTATGACGATCTCGACGCCGCCGACCTGTTCCTGCTCATCGGGTCGAACACCGCCTGGTGCCACCCGATCGTCTACCAACGCATCCGCGCGCGCTGCGAGGCAGGCGCCAAACTTGTCGTCATCGACCCCCGCCGCACAGAGACCGCCGAGGAGGCCGATTTGCACCTCGCGATCCGGCCGGGCAGCGACATCGCGCTGATGAACGGCCTGCTCCAGCATTGCCGCGACGCCGGCGTCGTCGACGAAGACTATCTCGCCGAGCATGTCGCGGTGCCGGCGGATTTCTGGGATCAGCTCGGAGAGGAGAATGACCTGTGGTCGGTGGCGCGGACATGCGAAGTTCCGGCTGCCGACCTCAGGCGCCTCTACGAGCTGTTCGCCGCGACGCCGCGCACGGTCACGATGTTCAGCCAGGGTATCAACCAGTCGACATCGGGGACCGACCAGGTCAACGCGATCACCAACCTCCACCTCGCTACCGGCCGCATCGGCAAACCCGGCGCGGCGCCCTTCTCGATCACGGGCCAGCCTAATGCGATGGGGGGGCGCGAGGTCGGCGGCCTTGCCTCGACGCTCGCCGCGCATATGGATTTCGCATCGGAAAGCCGGGACCGCGTCCAGCGTTTCTGGGCGTCGCCGGCCATCGCAGAAAAGCCGGGATTGAAGGCGGTCGACCTCTTCCGCGCGGTCGGCGAAGGTCGCATCAAGGCGCTGTGGGTGATGGCGACCAACCCCGCCGTATCGATGCCCAACGGCAATGCCGTGCGCGACGCGCTCGCAGCCTGCCCCTTCGTCGTCGTGAGCGACGTGATCGAAAAGACCGACACCGGCGCCTTCGCCCATGTCCGCCTGCCCGCCGCCGCGTGGGGAGAAAAGGACGGCACCGTCACCAACAGCGACCGGACGATCAGCCGCCAGCGCGCGATCTTCGAACTTCCGGGCGAAGCGATGCCCGACTGGTGGATCGTGAAAGAGGTTGGGCGGCGGATGGGGTGGAAGAACGGCTTCACCTATGACCGCGCCGCCGATATCTGGCGCGAACATTGCCGCCTGTCGAATTACGACAATGACCGCGCGCGCCTCTTCGCCCTGCCCGGTGCCGCGCAGGGCGGCAACGCCGCCTATGATGCTATGGAGCCCTTTCGCTGGGGCGGCGACCATGTCTTCGCCGGCGGGCGCTTCTCGACCGAGGACGGCCGTGCGCGGCTGGTCCCCATTGCGCAAAAGCCGCTACCCGAACCGCTGGCCAAATGGCCGCTTACCCTCAACACCGGCCGTTACCGCGACCAATGGCACGGCATGACGCGCACGGGCCTTGCCCCGAAACTGGCGCGTCACCGCGAGGAGCCGCTCGTCGAGGTTCACCCCGAAGACGGCACGCGGCTCGGCCTCACCGACGGCGGGCTGGCGCGCGTGGAGACACCGCAGGGCGACAGCCTCTATCGCGTCGCCTTCCACAACGGCCAGCGTCCCGGCGAGCTGTTCGTGCCGATCCACTGGACCGATCGCACCTCCAGCGGCGGGCGCACCGGCCTGCTCCCGCGTCCGCTCGTCGATCCGGTCTCGGGTCAGCCGGGGTTCAAGCGCACCCCCGCGTCGATCGTCGCCGTCACGCCCAAATGGCGCGGCTTCCTGCTCCTCGCCCGCGAACTGTCCGATACGCCGCGCTGCCTGTGGGCGACGCGCGTCGCGGTGCCGGCCGGCGTGATGTGGGAGGTCGCAGGCAATGGCGATCTCAAATCGATCGAGGCTTTGCTGCCCCAGGGCGAGCGCATCGAGGCGCAGGATGCCGCGCGCGGCACGCGGCGCATCGCCATCGTCGCAAACGGCCGCCTCGCCGGCGCGCTCTTCGTCACCGAAACCGGCGAATTACCGCCGCGCGGCTGGCTGATCGCTCAGCTCAGCGCCCCCGACGTCGCCCCCACCCTGCTCGCAGGCCGCGCGCCGGGTGCGCAAGCCGACCGTGGCCCGATCATCTGCGTCTGCTTCGATATCGGCATCAAGACGATCGTCGCCGCGATCCGCGACCAGGGCCTCGCCGACGTCGCCGCCATCGGCAGCGCGATCGGCGCCGGCACCAACTGCGGATCATGCCGCCCCGCGCTCGCGCGCATCCTGACCGAGGAGACCAGCAATGCAGCCTGA
- a CDS encoding cytochrome b: protein MLHWLMVALIVGVYAAIELREFWPRGSATREAFKTWHFMLGLSVFGLVWFRIAARLIWAAPPPASGPVWRKTVAGATHLALYVLMIAMPVAGWLILSAEGEAIPFFGFDLPPLIAANAALAENVEDIHELGGTIGYWLIGLHAAASLFHHYILEDRGLARMGAGT, encoded by the coding sequence ATGCTTCACTGGCTCATGGTCGCGCTTATTGTCGGCGTCTATGCGGCCATCGAACTACGTGAATTCTGGCCGAGGGGCAGCGCTACCCGCGAGGCGTTCAAGACCTGGCATTTCATGCTCGGCCTTTCGGTCTTCGGTCTTGTCTGGTTCCGGATCGCGGCACGGTTGATATGGGCCGCACCGCCGCCAGCAAGTGGTCCAGTCTGGAGAAAGACCGTCGCTGGGGCCACGCATCTCGCGCTTTATGTCTTGATGATCGCGATGCCGGTCGCGGGATGGCTCATCCTGAGCGCCGAAGGCGAGGCCATCCCCTTTTTCGGTTTCGACCTGCCGCCGCTGATCGCCGCGAATGCGGCACTGGCGGAGAATGTAGAGGATATCCATGAACTGGGCGGGACGATCGGATACTGGCTGATCGGGCTTCATGCCGCGGCGTCGCTGTTCCACCACTATATTCTCGAAGACAGGGGCTTGGCGCGCATGGGAGCAGGAACATGA
- a CDS encoding alginate export family protein: MTRTLILLLAVAPAGAAHAEEAALTPLGEARLRYETVNQEGLAADAEALTVRIRAGVEAKAGNWSALVEGQGNLAIVDDYFDGLHGAATRPLIADPENIALTRAQLRYASPAFAVTAGRQRIGFDDERFVGGVGFRQNGQSFDAVRAEVTPAQGVKADIAYMWSVRTIWGIDGDGARQHAVSGDNVLGNLSVQTPLGKIAAFAYLVDQDEVGIQGFRLSSQSYGVRFNGDQPLGKAKLAYQVSYARQSDWHRNPNDYAADYWLADVAVDLGAPRLGVGYEILGADDGAALTSFQTPLATGFKFQGWADKFLVTPPDGVRDLYATAGWGWKTVGPFKAVNLQAAYHHYRSDRASRSYGAEIDLLASAKLGKTTASARYAHYDADGFATDTDKFWLQLDWTL, translated from the coding sequence ATGACCCGCACCCTTATCCTGCTGCTGGCGGTCGCGCCGGCCGGGGCCGCGCACGCCGAGGAGGCAGCACTGACGCCCCTCGGCGAAGCCCGGCTCCGTTATGAAACGGTCAACCAGGAGGGGCTTGCCGCCGATGCCGAAGCGCTCACCGTCCGCATCCGCGCCGGGGTGGAGGCAAAGGCGGGCAACTGGTCGGCGCTCGTCGAGGGGCAGGGAAACCTTGCCATCGTCGATGACTATTTCGACGGATTGCACGGTGCCGCGACCCGGCCGCTCATCGCCGACCCCGAAAATATCGCCCTCACCCGCGCGCAGCTTCGCTACGCCTCGCCTGCCTTCGCGGTGACCGCCGGCCGTCAGCGGATCGGTTTCGACGACGAGCGTTTCGTCGGCGGCGTCGGCTTTCGCCAAAACGGCCAGAGCTTCGACGCCGTGCGCGCGGAAGTCACGCCAGCCCAAGGCGTGAAGGCCGACATCGCCTATATGTGGAGCGTGCGCACCATCTGGGGCATCGACGGCGACGGCGCGCGGCAGCACGCGGTGTCGGGCGACAATGTCCTTGGCAACCTCAGCGTGCAAACACCGCTCGGGAAAATCGCGGCCTTCGCCTATCTCGTCGATCAGGACGAAGTCGGGATACAGGGCTTTCGCCTGTCGAGCCAGAGCTACGGGGTGCGCTTCAACGGCGATCAGCCGCTCGGCAAGGCGAAGCTCGCATACCAGGTTTCCTATGCGCGCCAGTCCGACTGGCATCGCAACCCCAACGACTATGCCGCGGACTATTGGCTGGCCGATGTCGCGGTCGATCTTGGCGCCCCCCGGCTCGGCGTCGGGTATGAAATACTCGGGGCCGACGACGGGGCGGCGCTAACCAGCTTCCAGACCCCGCTCGCGACCGGGTTCAAATTCCAGGGTTGGGCCGACAAATTCCTCGTCACCCCACCCGACGGCGTGCGCGACCTTTATGCGACTGCCGGATGGGGCTGGAAGACGGTCGGCCCGTTCAAGGCCGTCAACCTGCAGGCCGCGTATCACCATTATCGCAGCGATCGCGCCAGCCGCTCCTATGGCGCCGAGATCGACCTGCTCGCGAGCGCAAAGCTCGGCAAGACGACCGCCTCGGCGCGCTACGCGCATTACGACGCCGACGGCTTCGCAACCGACACCGACAAATTTTGGCTCCAACTGGACTGGACGCTCTGA
- a CDS encoding CmpA/NrtA family ABC transporter substrate-binding protein produces MTSDRFRIGFLPLVDAALPILAHEMGFAAREGVQIELVRDMTWATVRDRLLYGHTDAAHMIAPLAIATTLGRDRPSVPLAVPFVLGLNGNAVTFSTPLASEAGLGDALGDPAKTGAALRVIAAARKAAGKRLRFGVVHRYSSHNYMLRYWLAGVGIQPDVDVEIVVTSPPFAADALAAGEVDGICVGEPWNSIAVDRGVGHIALATAQIWRRGVEKVLAMRATTLDERRDTVEALVRALHAAAAHFVEPDAVEASAEILARPEYLDAPRDAVLRAITDRIRLAPGGEPIHYPDFMFQYREAANFPWRSQAAWLYSQMVRWDFMTFDPVQAAAAGNVFRPDVYRSALAGSGAPLPGASSKLEGGLDEPIGAGSTQGRLTLGSDRFFDGRAFDPDDIETYLSDLP; encoded by the coding sequence ATGACCAGCGATCGCTTCCGCATCGGTTTCCTGCCGCTCGTCGACGCCGCCTTGCCGATCCTGGCGCACGAAATGGGATTCGCCGCCCGCGAGGGCGTGCAGATCGAACTCGTCCGCGACATGACCTGGGCGACGGTACGCGACCGGCTGCTTTATGGTCACACCGACGCGGCGCATATGATCGCGCCGCTCGCGATCGCGACCACGCTTGGCCGCGACCGACCTTCAGTGCCGCTCGCGGTGCCGTTCGTGCTCGGCCTCAACGGCAATGCGGTGACTTTTTCAACCCCGCTCGCCAGCGAGGCGGGCCTCGGCGACGCGCTCGGCGACCCGGCGAAAACCGGCGCGGCGCTGCGGGTGATCGCGGCGGCGCGCAAGGCGGCGGGCAAGCGGCTGCGCTTCGGCGTCGTGCACCGCTATTCGAGCCATAATTATATGTTGCGTTATTGGCTGGCAGGCGTTGGCATCCAGCCCGATGTCGATGTCGAGATCGTCGTAACCAGCCCGCCCTTTGCCGCCGATGCGCTCGCGGCGGGCGAGGTCGACGGGATCTGCGTCGGCGAGCCGTGGAACTCTATCGCCGTCGATCGCGGCGTCGGCCATATCGCGCTTGCGACGGCGCAGATCTGGCGGCGCGGAGTCGAGAAAGTGCTCGCGATGCGCGCAACGACCCTCGACGAGCGACGCGATACGGTCGAGGCCCTCGTCCGAGCGCTGCACGCGGCAGCCGCACATTTCGTCGAACCCGACGCGGTCGAGGCGAGCGCGGAAATATTGGCGCGGCCCGAATATCTCGATGCGCCGCGCGACGCCGTGCTCCGCGCGATCACCGACCGGATCCGACTCGCTCCGGGCGGCGAACCGATCCACTATCCCGACTTCATGTTCCAGTATCGCGAGGCTGCGAATTTCCCCTGGCGCAGTCAGGCGGCGTGGCTCTATTCGCAAATGGTCCGCTGGGATTTCATGACCTTCGATCCGGTGCAGGCGGCCGCGGCGGGGAACGTGTTCCGGCCCGATGTCTACCGCAGCGCGCTGGCGGGTTCGGGTGCGCCCCTGCCCGGCGCGAGTTCGAAGCTCGAGGGCGGGCTCGACGAACCGATCGGCGCCGGCTCGACGCAGGGCCGCCTGACGCTCGGCAGCGACCGTTTCTTTGACGGCCGCGCCTTCGATCCCGACGATATCGAGACCTATCTCTCTGACCTTCCCTGA
- a CDS encoding nitrate/nitrite transporter has translation MTTASVGAGTAPKSSFWASGHWPTLVAAFLYFDLAFMVWVILGPLAPAISEDLGLTPAQKGLMVAVPTLAGAILRVVNGLLVDRIGPKRAGAISQIIVIVGLFTAWLMGVNSFAGTLALGVILGFAGASFAIALPLASRWYPPEHQGKAMGLAGMGNSGTVLAALFAPGLAKLFGWNAVLGLACIPLTIVFFLYLAMAKDAPAAPAPKKLVDYFEPLKTADAWWLMAFYSVTFGGFVGLAASLPIYFTDQFGLTPVMAGYCTAACVFAGSLVRPMGGALADRIGGVKALMMVFVVAALALAGVPQADTLPAALGLFVIAMLALGTGNGSVFQLVPQRFSAEIGVMTGLVGMAGGVGGFYLASSLGFAKQWSGSFAPGFYIFAGLAVAALIALMFVKGQWRATWGAAEGVRI, from the coding sequence ATGACGACTGCAAGCGTGGGTGCCGGCACGGCACCCAAATCGAGTTTCTGGGCGAGCGGCCACTGGCCGACACTCGTGGCTGCATTTCTCTATTTCGACCTGGCCTTCATGGTTTGGGTCATCCTTGGCCCACTCGCGCCCGCGATTTCGGAAGACCTTGGCCTGACGCCTGCCCAAAAGGGTCTGATGGTCGCCGTGCCGACGCTGGCGGGCGCGATCCTGCGGGTCGTCAATGGCCTGCTCGTCGACCGTATCGGACCGAAGCGGGCGGGCGCGATCAGCCAGATCATCGTTATCGTGGGTCTCTTCACTGCTTGGCTCATGGGGGTGAACAGCTTCGCGGGCACCCTCGCGCTCGGCGTGATCCTCGGCTTCGCGGGCGCAAGCTTCGCGATCGCGCTGCCCCTCGCCAGCCGCTGGTACCCGCCCGAGCATCAGGGCAAGGCAATGGGCCTTGCCGGCATGGGAAATTCGGGGACCGTTCTCGCGGCGCTGTTCGCGCCGGGTCTCGCCAAGCTCTTCGGCTGGAACGCGGTGCTCGGGCTCGCCTGCATCCCGCTGACGATCGTTTTCTTTCTCTATCTCGCGATGGCGAAGGACGCACCCGCTGCGCCCGCACCAAAGAAGCTCGTCGATTATTTCGAGCCGCTCAAGACCGCCGATGCCTGGTGGCTGATGGCCTTTTACTCGGTGACCTTCGGCGGCTTTGTCGGGCTCGCCGCCTCGCTCCCCATCTACTTCACCGACCAGTTCGGCCTGACGCCGGTGATGGCGGGCTATTGCACCGCGGCGTGCGTTTTCGCGGGGTCGCTGGTGCGGCCGATGGGCGGAGCGCTTGCCGACCGGATCGGCGGGGTCAAGGCGCTGATGATGGTGTTTGTCGTCGCGGCGCTCGCGCTCGCCGGCGTGCCGCAGGCCGATACCCTGCCCGCCGCGCTCGGGCTGTTCGTGATCGCGATGCTCGCGCTTGGCACCGGCAATGGCTCGGTATTCCAACTCGTCCCGCAGCGTTTTTCAGCCGAGATCGGGGTAATGACCGGCCTGGTCGGCATGGCGGGCGGCGTCGGCGGATTCTATCTCGCCTCCTCGCTCGGCTTCGCCAAGCAGTGGAGCGGCAGCTTTGCACCGGGCTTTTACATCTTCGCGGGGCTCGCGGTGGCAGCGCTGATCGCCCTGATGTTCGTAAAGGGTCAATGGCGCGCCACCTGGGGCGCCGCCGAAGGCGTGCGGATCTAG
- the nirB gene encoding nitrite reductase large subunit NirB: MEHRPLHPETDTREHLVVIGNGMAGCRAVEELLARDPDRYRVTIFGAEPRVNYNRIMLSPVLAGEKCFDDIVINDADWYASNGIALVAGDPVAAIDREARTVTTRGGVSERYDKLLIATGSDPFIIPVPGKDLRGVVAFRDMDDVSAMLAAADAGGDAVVIGGGLLGLEAAHGLSLRGMKVTVLHLMPTLMERQLDEAAGWLLKQALETRGQTILTGADTAEIVGDGKVEGVRLKDGTLIPASLVVMAVGIRPSVALARDAGLAVGRGIQVDDHMVTSDPAVLAVGECVEHDGQVYGLVAPLWDMCRSLADGLVEKHTGYRGSVTSTKLKVSGIDVFSAGDFSGGDGCEDIVLRDASRGIYKRVIVRDGRIVGAVLYGDTADGSWYFDLLKRQEDVSGLRDLLIFGQAFASGGGASDPKAAVAALSDDAEICGCNGVTKGQVVSCIAKGAHSLDAVRGTCKASASCGSCTGLVETLLALTLGDDVQSGPKTMCKCTSFGHDDVRREIVAQDMKSIPEVMQRLHWSTPDGCSSCRPALNYYLLCALPGDYADDQQSRFVNERLHANIQKDGTYSVVPRMWGGLTNPTELRAIADVVEKYNAPMVKVTGGQRLDIFGIRKEDLPAVWADLNAAGMVSGHAYGKALRTVKTCVGSEWCRFGTQDSTGLGVKLERMSWGSWMPHKFKIAVSGCPRNCAEATIKDFGVVCVDSGYELHVGGNGGIHVRATDLLCKVATEQEAMDYCAAFIQLYREEARYLERTAPWIERVGLDHIKARIVEDDARREALRARFLFSQSFSQDDPWAQRAAGAEAEHHAPMARFTPQEELV; encoded by the coding sequence ATGGAACATCGCCCCCTCCACCCCGAAACCGACACGCGCGAGCATCTCGTCGTGATCGGCAACGGCATGGCCGGTTGCCGCGCGGTCGAAGAACTGCTCGCGCGCGATCCCGACCGGTACCGCGTGACGATCTTCGGCGCCGAACCGCGGGTCAATTACAACCGCATCATGCTCTCCCCGGTGCTCGCGGGCGAGAAATGCTTCGACGACATCGTGATCAACGATGCTGACTGGTATGCGTCGAACGGCATCGCACTGGTCGCGGGCGATCCGGTCGCCGCGATCGACCGCGAAGCAAGGACGGTAACGACGCGCGGCGGGGTCAGCGAACGCTATGACAAGCTGCTGATCGCGACGGGTTCCGATCCCTTCATCATCCCCGTGCCCGGCAAGGATCTGCGCGGCGTCGTCGCGTTCCGTGACATGGACGATGTCAGCGCGATGCTCGCCGCAGCCGATGCGGGCGGCGATGCCGTGGTGATCGGCGGCGGCCTGCTCGGGCTCGAAGCAGCACACGGCCTCAGCCTCCGGGGCATGAAGGTCACGGTGCTTCACCTGATGCCGACGCTGATGGAACGCCAGCTCGACGAAGCGGCAGGCTGGCTGCTCAAGCAGGCGCTTGAAACGCGCGGCCAGACGATCCTGACCGGCGCCGACACAGCCGAAATCGTCGGCGACGGCAAGGTGGAGGGCGTCAGGCTCAAGGACGGGACGCTGATCCCCGCCAGCCTCGTCGTGATGGCGGTCGGCATCCGCCCGTCGGTCGCCCTCGCGCGCGATGCCGGGCTTGCGGTCGGCCGCGGCATCCAGGTCGATGACCATATGGTCACCAGCGACCCCGCCGTGCTCGCGGTCGGCGAATGCGTCGAGCATGACGGGCAGGTTTACGGCCTCGTCGCGCCTTTGTGGGACATGTGCCGCAGCCTCGCCGACGGGCTGGTCGAAAAGCACACGGGTTATCGCGGATCGGTGACCTCGACCAAGCTCAAGGTGTCGGGCATCGACGTCTTCTCCGCGGGCGATTTTTCCGGAGGCGATGGGTGCGAGGATATCGTGCTGCGCGACGCCAGCCGCGGCATCTACAAGCGCGTGATCGTCAGGGACGGCCGCATCGTCGGCGCGGTGCTCTATGGCGATACCGCCGATGGCAGCTGGTATTTCGACCTGCTCAAACGCCAAGAGGATGTGTCCGGGCTGCGCGACCTGCTCATCTTCGGCCAGGCCTTCGCCTCGGGAGGGGGCGCCTCGGACCCTAAGGCGGCCGTTGCGGCGCTCTCGGACGATGCCGAGATTTGCGGCTGCAACGGCGTCACCAAGGGTCAGGTCGTGTCGTGCATCGCCAAGGGCGCGCACAGCCTCGACGCGGTGCGCGGCACCTGCAAGGCATCGGCAAGCTGCGGCAGCTGCACCGGCCTCGTTGAAACCCTCCTCGCACTGACGCTCGGCGACGATGTGCAGAGCGGGCCAAAGACGATGTGCAAATGCACCAGCTTCGGCCACGACGACGTCCGGCGCGAAATCGTCGCGCAGGACATGAAGTCGATCCCCGAGGTGATGCAGAGGCTGCACTGGTCGACCCCGGATGGCTGCTCCTCGTGCCGCCCGGCGCTCAACTATTATCTGCTCTGTGCGCTGCCCGGTGACTATGCCGACGACCAGCAGAGCCGCTTCGTCAATGAGCGCCTCCACGCCAATATCCAGAAGGACGGCACCTATTCGGTCGTCCCGCGCATGTGGGGCGGGCTCACCAACCCGACCGAGCTGCGCGCGATCGCCGACGTCGTCGAGAAATATAACGCGCCGATGGTCAAGGTCACCGGCGGCCAGCGGCTCGACATCTTCGGGATCAGGAAAGAGGATTTGCCTGCGGTGTGGGCCGACCTGAACGCCGCAGGGATGGTGTCGGGCCACGCCTATGGCAAGGCGCTGCGAACCGTAAAGACCTGCGTCGGCTCCGAATGGTGCCGTTTCGGCACGCAGGATTCGACCGGGCTCGGCGTCAAGCTCGAGCGGATGAGCTGGGGCAGCTGGATGCCGCACAAGTTCAAGATCGCCGTCTCGGGATGCCCGCGCAACTGCGCCGAGGCGACGATCAAGGACTTCGGCGTCGTGTGCGTCGACAGCGGCTACGAACTGCACGTCGGCGGCAACGGTGGCATTCACGTCCGCGCCACCGACCTGCTCTGCAAGGTCGCGACCGAGCAGGAAGCGATGGATTATTGCGCCGCCTTCATCCAGCTCTACCGCGAGGAAGCGCGCTACCTCGAACGTACCGCGCCGTGGATCGAGCGCGTCGGGCTCGATCATATCAAGGCGCGCATCGTCGAGGACGACGCTCGCCGCGAGGCGCTTCGCGCGCGCTTCCTCTTTTCCCAGAGTTTCAGCCAGGACGATCCATGGGCGCAGCGCGCCGCGGGCGCCGAAGCCGAACATCATGCGCCAATGGCGCGCTTCACCCCGCAGGAGGAACTCGTATGA
- the cobA gene encoding uroporphyrinogen-III C-methyltransferase has product MQPDDFAPGTVWLVGAGPGDPELLTMKAVRLIERADIVFYDALVGRGVLDLIPARAETVSVGKRSGRHSKDQSAIDALLVATAHAGKRVVRLKGGDPTLFARATEEIEALKNAGFPVRICPGITAASAAAASAGMSLSLRGVARDVRFVTAHSRRGAALDIDWASLARGGSTLAFYMGREAAGEIRRGLTQAGMPGEMPVMIACEVSAPGERHLVTRLDLLDLATKSFAADAPTLILVGAAVMLAGGMPALPANASRACRQ; this is encoded by the coding sequence ATGCAGCCTGACGATTTCGCACCCGGCACGGTGTGGTTGGTCGGCGCCGGCCCCGGCGACCCTGAACTGCTGACGATGAAGGCGGTGCGTCTGATCGAGCGTGCCGACATCGTCTTTTATGACGCGCTCGTTGGGCGCGGCGTCCTCGACCTCATCCCCGCGCGCGCCGAGACCGTCAGCGTTGGCAAGCGGTCGGGGCGCCATTCGAAAGACCAGTCGGCGATCGACGCACTCCTTGTTGCCACCGCGCACGCCGGCAAGCGCGTGGTCCGGTTGAAGGGTGGCGACCCGACGCTCTTCGCCCGCGCCACCGAAGAGATCGAGGCGCTGAAGAACGCGGGCTTTCCGGTCCGCATCTGCCCCGGCATTACGGCCGCGAGCGCCGCCGCCGCTTCGGCCGGCATGTCGCTTTCCCTGCGCGGCGTTGCGCGCGACGTCCGCTTCGTGACGGCACACAGCCGCCGCGGCGCCGCGCTCGACATCGACTGGGCGTCGCTGGCGCGCGGTGGATCGACCCTCGCCTTTTACATGGGCCGCGAGGCTGCGGGTGAAATCCGGCGCGGTCTGACGCAGGCGGGGATGCCGGGCGAAATGCCGGTGATGATCGCCTGCGAAGTCAGCGCGCCCGGCGAGCGACACCTCGTTACAAGGCTCGACCTTCTCGATCTCGCGACCAAATCCTTCGCAGCCGATGCCCCGACGCTCATTCTGGTCGGCGCCGCGGTGATGCTCGCCGGCGGCATGCCGGCGCTACCGGCCAACGCCTCGCGCGCCTGCCGGCAATAG
- the nirD gene encoding nitrite reductase small subunit NirD: protein MTGDWLDIGWVDEIPVRGSRTVQVAGGDDIAVFRTAEGKVFALRDRCPHKHGRLSQGIVHGGAVACPLHNWRISLSTGEALGEDKGCTPTVPVKIDAGRVLICRASTLKAAA, encoded by the coding sequence ATGACCGGCGACTGGCTAGACATCGGCTGGGTCGATGAGATTCCGGTGCGCGGCAGCCGCACCGTGCAGGTCGCGGGCGGCGACGACATCGCCGTTTTCCGAACCGCCGAGGGCAAGGTCTTCGCGCTGCGCGACCGCTGCCCGCATAAGCATGGACGCCTCTCCCAGGGTATCGTCCATGGCGGCGCGGTCGCCTGCCCCTTGCACAATTGGCGGATCAGCCTGTCGACCGGCGAAGCGCTGGGCGAGGACAAGGGTTGCACCCCGACGGTGCCGGTCAAGATCGACGCCGGCCGCGTGCTCATCTGCCGAGCCAGCACGCTGAAGGCCGCGGCCTGA